The region CAGCAAATCTTTCAGAAATGTTAGATAGAGTAAAAGCTTGTGCAAAAGCTTTACCTCCAACTGAAGCTATATTATTGGTGGTCATTGGTCTTGGATTAGATACAACTCAATCATCACAGGCTGTAttgtaataaagttttagtGACCCACTGACCGATTTTAGTGATACACTGACCGATCCAATAGCTATAATTTGTGGCTACAACGTGGTGAGAAGAACAGCATTGCTATGccttttttttagctaaatttaaaCACACAATTGAACCATGGCTCTTGTGGTTGTCAAGAAGTAAAAGTACTGGCTTAGCTTGTGAATATTTCacactttaaataaaatgtttcatctattctaaaaacattacaatattCAACCAACCAGATGGGTTTACAACCCCAATACATTCAGGTGGACCACCATTTATCATACTTCCTTTGAAATAAActcttggaaaaataaaaaataaaggaattGAGTATCCTATTGCATTCACTGAACAAAAAACTGTTACCAATTTTTCCTCTTTCAGCTGAAGTCATTCTTCCAACTTGCTTGTCTCTTTTACCAGCAATTACTTTATCTGGTTTTTGAACAGTTATGAGACCTGTCTCATCAagattataaatgttttttggcTGAAACTTGTGTTGCAGACAAACACCTTTTTGGTTGGTGAAAAGTTCTCTAACtgtataacaattaaatacaTTTGCTTGCTTCAAACTAATAACTTCTggatattgtaaatattattcaGTCTAACGAAACATATAACCACAAAGCCACTGTTTCTCAGCAATTTGTAAACTTCTCCACAATATAGAAATGTGCTAAGAAAGAATCATTGCAAATTCATATGCAAGTTTTTGCGTAGTTTTAGTTAACAGCCTTAGTTTTGAagctcttaaaaataaatttgcatgGTAACAAAGTTTGTgaactttattttgatttaattgaattttctttatatatctCTTAAGTGTCATAAAATTTATTCCCCTCTCCTTAAATTCACAATAAACTGTATCGCCATTAGGGCCGTATTTAAGATTTTGGCGCCCGTGGGTAACAAAATTTTAGCGCCCCTCCACCACTTtgcttataattaaatttaaaactagttGGTAAGTAATACTACTAATACTAATTATAGGGATTTGTGGTGTctgtatttagtatttaaacaaaattaaaaaaaaaaaaaagctaatgcAGTGGCCTggtaaatgttattaatatatttaaaaatgtaaaaaatagcagaataatataggtaatatactaataaaatataaaataaacataaaatatataacatattattaaatacattataatatataaaataattacttcagtttttttttcttgctaggtaaaaaataacaaaataatataggcaatatactaataaaatataaaataaacataaaatatataacatcctatcaaatacattataatataaaaaatcattacttcatttttttcttcttccttGTTTTTATCACACCTGAGTAATTTAAGCTCTTTGTAAGAGTAGCTTCTATGTTAAGAACTGCAAGACTATTAAGTCTTTCTGAAGATATCGataatcttaaataattttttgttctacGGAGTGTAGAAAAAGACCTTTCGGTTAAACAGTTGGAGGCCAAATTACAAAGGAACATTCTTAAAGCTAAATCAACATAAGgaaaaattgtaactaattgttttataaatttactcatATCTAATAGGGCTTTAGGAGGGTTGGTGGTTAATTTTAATACACTTTGAAAATGAACACATTCATTTTCAAAGAATTCATCTAGATCTTGTTTGTAgatagttttcaatttttttgcatcTTCACATATTTTTGAAGGGTCTAGttcatatattttcaaaataaagctgTATTTAGATATTATACGTCATAAGCAGATTTTCTTTTGTTGAGTTCGACTGTTAAATTGTCATATATGacataaaatgtattaattttaaaattgttttggctATCAAATGTATGACCATTAGattcatcaaaatgtttttttcgttttctttgtttattttcaaattccggaattttattacaatctataaatttttcttttgctgcGTTTTCATAGGTTTGAAACATTTCTCGTACAGATTTAACATAAGCAACTAATGAATTATATAACACTACTATAGTACTCAAATCTATTTGAACAGACTGTAATAGTttactagttttattaaatgtatgAAGTACATCATTCCAAAACTCGGTCATAAATGATGTTTCTAGTCTATTAAGTTGTCAAAGTAGTCCTTCAGCTTCTGACCTTGTAAGTGGTTTTTGTAGTTTATCATGTTTCAAATCTAATAATGCTTTTTTCACGCCAGCCCAATTTGTTTTCAAACTATGGCAAGCATCATCTCGAGCAGACCAACGAATATCTGATAAACTCTTAAGAGTggaattattgtatttttttaataagctcCAGCGATAAGTTGAAGATGAGAAATAAACTTATAGGTTTtggataaatgaaaaaaaattgtttgcttcTTCGCAACAACTAGCAGCACACATTCCAATGAGATTTAGCGAATGAGCGGAATAGGGAACAAAATCAGCTAAGGAAATAACATCTTTAATTCTTGCTTGGACACCGGAATACATGCCAGACATATTTTTGGCGTTATCATAAGACTGGCCCCTaagaaaacaaacatttaagtcaTATTTCTTCAATATAGAAAATATAGCGTCAGTTAACGACTCAGCCTTATGCCCAGCATCGTCAACGAACCCAATAAAACGTTCCACTGGTTCTCCATTTGGTAATACATACcttataataaaagaaagttgGTTAATGTGAGTTATATCTGGGGTTGAATCAATACTAATTGAAAAGTATGTTGCCGCTTTGACTTCTTTAATTATTGTTTCTAGGACTTTTTCTGACATTATACTAATGAACtgctcataaatataaaaaggtaAATATGATGTATTTCCTTTACCAGGATTCCCATATTTACTTATATGCTGACACAAAAAAGGATCATATTCTATAACTAATTCCattgtcataataaaattaCCACTATTAGCAACAGAAAATCCATACTTTTCTTCAGTTCCTCTAAATGGTAATTCATGACTAGCTAATGACTTCACTACCGAACATACTCGAGTTAGCACATTAATCCAACAATTTGTCTCTATTTTTAATTGACGAGCAATTGTAGTGTCTATTCGGCCTAAATCAGTTGCCCGTTGTTTCATTTTGTATACACAAATTTTATGTCCTTCtgagtttttatgttttatcaatttttctggatatttccaATTTGAGAAtcctttttagaaaaaacagtctggttttcaaacaaataacaAGGGATACAATACACTGATCCATTTGTTTCTGAGTAGAATAAATAATCTCGTTGGCATGTCTCTCCATTGACTAATACTGTTTTAAACCAATCTTTATTTAAGTACCTATTAAAAGTCCGATGACCTCCGGATTTATGTACAATGAGATACTCTTTTTTGGAATGTGTAAAATCTGCATTTATATTTTGGCTGAATCCATTTCTACAAATATAATCTCTTGTTTTCTCGTCTAAATTCCACAATCCTGGATCAGAACTAAAATTaccacaaattaaaaaaaaacaataattaataataatcacTATTTGCTATACCTATATGGCTATATGTTACAAATTTAAGTAGTTTATTctctaataatctttttaattgatatttattttttttaaacaacatttattggttagatttaattttaaattttactaattttacatAGGAGATTTACACAAGTCAACAAAGATAAATAACtaacatttttatacaaattgtatatattataaagaaatattttaaaatattgtgaaaTTACTCACCCTGGAATATCACTGGAATCTGGTTTATGTAAAACATCGATATCCAGATTAATATTTCCAGTCTTATTGAGTGATACTTGACTACTTATTTTCTTTGACAATATAGCAGACTCAATTTCACTAAGTGCTTCttcattttcttcattgttaCTTCTAAAAcgacaataaaaatttaaattaataaaatactaaaacatattcttttaaTAGATCTCAGgctagtttttaaaacaattaggCACAATTGAAAATACtggaattttaatttatttttcatacaaGGTTGGTTCCAGTCAGCAATTATAAAATgccaacattatttataaatatgtaacttattattataaaggaatattttaaaacatatgaaGTTACTTACAATGGAACATCACTGGAGCCTGCTTTATGTAAATCATTAATATTTCTAGTGTTGTTGTGTGATACTTGACTACTTGTTTTCTTAGACAATACAACAGACTCAATTTCACTTGGTGAtccttcatttttttaattgttttttaaaccaacaaaaTGTATAATGAAGTTATTGTGTTAAtgtaattttaactaaattaatattaattattttaaaaatgtattaaatgtaACTAGAGAGCTagattataaaacataaaactaataACCAACAGTTGCTAAAAACACTTAccttttatttcttgttttgaaaaaaaataa is a window of Hydra vulgaris chromosome 15, alternate assembly HydraT2T_AEP DNA encoding:
- the LOC136091813 gene encoding zinc finger MYM-type protein 1-like, with translation MKQRATDLGRIDTTIARQLKIETNCWINVLTRVCSVVKSLASHELPFRGTEEKYGFSVANSGNFIMTMELVIEYDPFLCQHISKYGNPGKGNTSYLPFYIYEQFISIMSEKVLETIIKEVKAATYFSISIDSTPDITHINQLSFIIRYVLPNGEPVERFIGFVDDAGHKAESLTDAIFSILKKYDLNVCFLRGQSYDNAKNMSGMYSGVQARIKDVISLADFVPYSAHSLNLIGMCAASCCEEANNFFSFIQNL